One part of the Nostoc sp. PCC 7120 = FACHB-418 genome encodes these proteins:
- a CDS encoding alpha/beta hydrolase, translating into MSLIRLYRTSILVVSVCILLASNSALAAERVVLKYKVFRETIVVEELSTFAQTGALSSSLRINLALARQNPKVIRQYLTTPIKVSPVLLDRVLNSPVGNIILDELSQVIHTPSRSADRQALRSALVLSASGDGQVTLIEIIQNYPTPNVEIDGERLGDAYRQLRSLQARLENLFSF; encoded by the coding sequence ATGAGTCTTATCAGGCTGTATCGCACCTCAATATTGGTAGTGAGTGTCTGCATCCTACTGGCTAGCAACTCTGCTTTAGCTGCTGAAAGAGTAGTACTGAAGTACAAGGTCTTCCGTGAAACTATTGTTGTAGAAGAATTGTCAACCTTTGCTCAAACTGGCGCACTCTCAAGTTCACTACGAATTAATTTAGCTTTGGCTCGACAAAACCCTAAAGTAATTCGTCAATATTTAACAACACCAATCAAAGTCAGCCCTGTACTTTTAGATCGGGTTTTAAACAGTCCTGTTGGTAACATTATTCTTGATGAGCTAAGTCAAGTTATCCACACACCATCCCGCAGTGCTGATAGACAAGCTTTGCGTTCCGCTTTGGTACTTTCCGCTAGTGGTGATGGACAAGTGACTTTAATAGAAATCATCCAAAATTATCCTACTCCAAACGTAGAAATTGACGGAGAGCGTTTGGGGGATGCTTACCGTCAACTTCGTAGCTTACAAGCTAGGTTAGAGAATTTATTCAGTTTTTAA
- the infB gene encoding translation initiation factor IF-2, translating into MNNGKVRIYELSKELNLDNKELLAICDQLNIAVKSHSSTISESEAESIRAAAEKLAATNGTSKKELNATSHKPNSAPAGSRNRPAPPQKQQQILEIRKPKILRNTTSNAPEASVANNQIASSEANSPAPPRPFATPVSPMKPTAPSRPVPRNLSETPQKPAAPEAEPEAQSQAPAKIAVEKPEKSAQPRPGKPERQPKPQLVAPPSRPTAEKLDLSEITGAPGEKPILKRDRPRREDERDQAKPRVAKPAQGETSSAPVQKQARPAQGLVKPEQRVNRPGAPSGDGIRPQRPVRPSADAAPVATPPRGVPGGGRGEAGDTAAIAPDLLDLKRPTPPRLAKGGKKWQEEEIIDEIKEKAGKAGVKGKRVKPLVEDDFEDEDLLDEEGLEIPATVQVSLSIARPPKPKAARSASAATAAPISSPTTRGKRSSHNNRDQNRRQETEVKRERPEKVAVTGAMTVQELADLMAVADTEIVKILFMKGMAVSITQNLDIPTITLVGKELEIEVETAEPEAEARKVTEMIEVGDLEHLLRRPPVVTIMGHVDHGKTTLLDSIRKTKVAAGEAGGITQHIGAYHVDIVHDGKEQQIVFLDTPGHEAFTAMRARGARVTDIAVLVVAADDGVRPQTVEAISHAQAAGVPIVVAINKIDKEGAQPDRVKQELTQYGLTSEEWGGETIMVPVSAIRGENLDTLLEMILLVAEVGELSANPDRNARGTVIEAHLDKAKGAVATLLIQNGTLHVGDILLAGSAFGKVRAMVDDRGRRVDIAGPSFAVEVLGLSDVPAAGDEFEVFDNEKEARALASDRADKQRLSRLLQGRVTLTTLSAQAQEGELKELNLILKGDVQGSVEAIVGSLKQIPQNEVQIRMLLTAAGEITETDIDLAAASGAVIIGFNTTFASGARQAADEAGVDVREYNIIYKLIEDIQGALEGLLEPELVEEPLGQTEVRAVFPVGRGAVAGCYVQSGKLVRNCKVRVRRAGKVIYEGVLDSLKRMKDDAREVNAGYECGIGVDKFHDWAEGDIIESYQMVTKRRTLALTR; encoded by the coding sequence ATGAACAACGGCAAAGTTAGAATCTACGAATTATCAAAGGAATTGAATTTGGATAACAAAGAGCTATTAGCAATTTGCGACCAGCTCAATATTGCGGTCAAAAGCCATAGCAGTACAATTTCAGAATCAGAGGCAGAAAGTATCCGGGCAGCTGCGGAAAAACTTGCAGCTACAAATGGAACATCTAAAAAAGAATTAAACGCAACCAGCCATAAACCAAATTCAGCACCTGCTGGCTCGCGCAACCGACCTGCGCCCCCACAAAAACAACAACAAATTTTGGAAATCCGTAAACCCAAAATATTGAGAAACACTACCTCCAACGCTCCTGAAGCGTCAGTTGCTAATAACCAGATTGCTTCTTCTGAAGCCAATTCTCCAGCACCTCCACGGCCCTTCGCTACACCAGTCTCGCCCATGAAGCCGACGGCACCATCTCGACCCGTACCAAGGAATCTATCTGAGACCCCGCAAAAACCTGCTGCACCAGAAGCAGAGCCGGAAGCTCAATCACAGGCTCCAGCGAAAATCGCAGTAGAGAAGCCAGAAAAATCAGCTCAGCCCAGACCAGGTAAACCAGAGAGACAACCAAAACCTCAACTGGTAGCGCCTCCCAGTAGACCTACAGCAGAAAAACTGGATCTATCTGAAATAACAGGTGCGCCGGGCGAAAAACCAATTCTCAAACGCGATCGCCCACGCCGTGAAGATGAGCGCGACCAAGCTAAACCAAGAGTCGCCAAACCTGCACAGGGAGAAACCTCATCCGCTCCTGTACAAAAACAGGCTCGCCCCGCCCAAGGTCTAGTCAAACCAGAGCAACGTGTCAACAGACCAGGCGCTCCATCGGGTGACGGCATACGTCCCCAAAGACCAGTCCGCCCGTCAGCAGATGCCGCACCAGTTGCCACCCCACCTAGAGGAGTTCCCGGCGGCGGCAGAGGAGAGGCAGGTGATACAGCAGCGATCGCCCCAGACCTACTCGATTTGAAACGCCCGACACCACCCCGTCTCGCCAAAGGTGGCAAGAAGTGGCAGGAAGAAGAAATCATCGACGAAATCAAAGAAAAAGCTGGCAAGGCTGGCGTTAAAGGCAAACGCGTCAAGCCATTGGTGGAAGATGATTTTGAAGATGAAGATTTACTAGATGAAGAGGGATTAGAAATACCCGCAACCGTCCAAGTTAGTCTTTCCATTGCTCGTCCTCCCAAACCCAAAGCAGCCAGATCCGCCAGTGCAGCAACGGCAGCACCAATTAGTAGTCCTACCACTCGTGGTAAGAGGTCTAGTCATAACAACCGTGACCAAAACCGCCGCCAAGAAACAGAAGTTAAACGTGAGCGGCCAGAAAAAGTTGCGGTCACAGGGGCAATGACAGTGCAAGAGTTAGCTGACCTTATGGCAGTTGCTGACACAGAAATAGTGAAAATCCTGTTCATGAAAGGCATGGCAGTGAGTATCACCCAAAATCTGGATATTCCGACAATTACCTTGGTAGGCAAAGAGCTAGAGATAGAAGTCGAGACTGCTGAACCAGAAGCAGAAGCCCGTAAAGTCACGGAAATGATCGAAGTTGGCGACTTGGAACATCTCCTGCGTCGTCCGCCAGTAGTGACAATCATGGGTCACGTAGACCACGGTAAGACTACCCTCCTCGACTCGATTCGCAAAACCAAAGTAGCAGCCGGTGAAGCTGGCGGGATTACCCAGCATATAGGCGCATACCACGTTGATATCGTCCATGACGGTAAAGAACAGCAGATTGTCTTCTTAGATACCCCCGGTCACGAAGCCTTCACAGCCATGAGAGCAAGAGGCGCTAGGGTAACAGATATCGCCGTCTTAGTTGTGGCCGCAGACGATGGTGTTCGTCCCCAAACAGTGGAGGCAATTAGCCACGCTCAAGCAGCCGGAGTACCAATTGTTGTTGCTATCAACAAAATTGATAAAGAAGGCGCACAACCAGACCGAGTGAAACAAGAACTCACTCAGTATGGTTTGACCTCAGAAGAGTGGGGTGGTGAAACAATCATGGTTCCCGTGAGCGCCATCAGGGGTGAAAATCTCGATACCCTTCTAGAGATGATTCTGTTAGTAGCAGAAGTTGGTGAACTCTCCGCCAACCCAGACCGGAATGCCAGAGGAACAGTCATTGAAGCCCACCTGGATAAAGCCAAGGGCGCAGTTGCTACCCTATTGATTCAGAACGGTACACTCCATGTAGGAGATATACTACTTGCTGGTTCAGCATTTGGTAAAGTCCGGGCAATGGTTGACGATCGCGGCAGAAGAGTAGATATAGCTGGGCCTTCATTTGCAGTTGAGGTACTGGGTTTAAGTGACGTACCCGCCGCAGGTGATGAATTTGAGGTATTCGACAACGAAAAAGAAGCCAGAGCGCTGGCCTCAGATCGTGCCGACAAGCAACGTCTATCTCGTCTACTACAAGGACGTGTCACCCTCACAACCCTATCGGCGCAAGCTCAAGAAGGCGAGTTGAAAGAACTCAACCTGATCTTGAAAGGCGACGTACAAGGTTCTGTAGAAGCAATTGTGGGATCACTCAAACAAATCCCCCAAAACGAAGTACAGATTCGGATGCTGTTAACTGCGGCTGGCGAAATCACCGAAACAGATATCGACTTAGCAGCAGCCAGTGGAGCTGTAATTATCGGCTTCAACACCACCTTCGCCAGTGGAGCCAGACAAGCTGCTGATGAAGCAGGAGTAGACGTGCGGGAATACAACATCATCTACAAACTGATCGAAGATATCCAAGGCGCATTGGAAGGTCTGTTAGAACCAGAGTTGGTAGAAGAACCCCTTGGTCAAACAGAAGTCCGCGCTGTCTTCCCAGTTGGTCGTGGTGCTGTTGCTGGTTGTTACGTTCAGTCTGGCAAACTAGTCCGCAACTGCAAAGTGCGGGTACGTCGTGCCGGTAAGGTGATCTATGAAGGCGTGCTTGACTCCCTCAAACGGATGAAAGACGACGCGCGTGAGGTCAACGCTGGTTATGAATGCGGTATTGGTGTTGATAAATTCCATGATTGGGCTGAAGGTGACATCATCGAATCCTATCAAATGGTCACAAAACGCCGTACCCTGGCACTAACAAGATAG
- the nusA gene encoding transcription termination factor NusA, with protein sequence MSMVSLPGLKDLIESISRERNLPRLAVQAAIREALLKGYERYRRAQNIERKQFDEDYFDNFEVELDIDEEGFRVLSTKSIVEEVNNSDHQISLDEVQQVAPEAQLGDSVVLDVTPDQGEFGRMAAMQTKQVLAQKLRDQQRQMVQEEFQDLEGTVLQARVLRFERQSVILAVSSTFGQPEVEAELPKREQLPNDNYRANATFKVYLKKVSQGQQRGPQLLVSRADAGLVVYLFANEVPEIEDEVVRIVAVAREANPPSRYVGPRTKIAVDTLDRDVDPVGACIGARGSRIQVVVNELRGEKIDVIRWSPDPATYIANALSPARVDEVRLMDPETRQTHVLVAEDQLSLAIGKEGQNVRLAARLTGWKIDIKDKAKYDQVAEDAKFVAARAKYQLEEDDIESDELDYEENQQGELEDESFDPNYEE encoded by the coding sequence ATGTCAATGGTTAGTTTACCAGGATTAAAAGATTTAATAGAAAGTATTAGTCGTGAGCGGAATTTGCCCCGATTAGCGGTTCAGGCTGCTATTAGAGAAGCATTACTTAAGGGTTATGAACGTTATCGTCGCGCTCAAAACATCGAGCGCAAACAGTTTGATGAAGATTATTTTGATAACTTTGAAGTCGAGCTAGATATTGATGAGGAAGGATTTCGCGTTCTTTCCACAAAATCCATTGTTGAAGAAGTTAATAATTCTGACCATCAAATTTCCTTAGATGAAGTGCAGCAAGTAGCTCCCGAAGCCCAATTGGGGGACTCAGTGGTACTAGATGTCACTCCAGACCAAGGTGAATTTGGGCGCATGGCTGCCATGCAAACCAAGCAAGTACTGGCACAAAAACTACGAGATCAACAGCGCCAGATGGTGCAAGAAGAGTTCCAAGACTTAGAAGGCACAGTTCTCCAGGCCAGAGTTTTGCGATTTGAGCGCCAATCAGTAATTCTGGCAGTTAGCAGCACCTTTGGACAACCAGAAGTAGAAGCCGAATTACCCAAGCGCGAACAATTGCCCAATGACAATTATCGGGCAAATGCCACATTTAAGGTTTATCTCAAAAAAGTTTCTCAAGGTCAGCAACGAGGGCCACAGTTATTAGTATCCCGTGCTGATGCAGGTTTAGTAGTTTATCTATTTGCCAACGAAGTACCAGAAATTGAAGACGAAGTGGTACGGATAGTTGCCGTAGCCAGGGAGGCAAACCCCCCTTCCCGCTATGTAGGCCCAAGGACTAAAATAGCAGTAGATACCCTTGATCGTGATGTAGATCCCGTAGGAGCTTGTATTGGTGCTAGGGGATCACGCATTCAGGTAGTAGTCAACGAATTACGCGGCGAAAAAATTGACGTGATTCGCTGGTCTCCAGACCCGGCAACATATATTGCGAATGCCCTCAGCCCGGCGCGAGTCGATGAAGTGCGCCTCATGGACCCAGAAACTCGACAAACTCACGTATTAGTCGCGGAAGACCAACTGAGTTTGGCTATTGGCAAAGAAGGGCAAAACGTGCGATTAGCTGCCCGATTGACTGGCTGGAAAATAGATATTAAAGATAAAGCCAAGTATGACCAAGTAGCCGAAGATGCTAAATTTGTGGCGGCGCGTGCAAAATATCAACTAGAGGAAGATGACATCGAATCAGACGAGCTAGACTATGAAGAAAATCAACAAGGAGAATTAGAAGACGAATCTTTTGACCCCAACTATGAAGAGTAA
- a CDS encoding SDR family oxidoreductase, translating into MNGLKGKNTLITGASSGIGQAIAIRLAQEGCNIAINYRKSPSGAEETEEMALQKACKNVEICGVKSLLVQGDVSQEEDVVEMVNTVIEEFGSLDILINNAGIQTECPSHEITAEDFDRVIGVNLRGSYLCARETIKHLLTQNRSGVIINISSVHEIIPRPMYVSYSISKGGMENMTKTLALEYAHRGIRVNSVAPGATITPINEAWTDDPEKKAVVESHIPMRRAGTSEEMAAAVAFLASDEAAYITGQTLFVDGGLSLYADFREPWSA; encoded by the coding sequence GGCAGGCGATCGCTATCCGTCTGGCTCAAGAAGGTTGTAACATTGCTATTAATTACCGCAAAAGTCCCTCAGGTGCAGAGGAAACTGAAGAAATGGCTTTGCAGAAGGCTTGTAAAAATGTTGAAATTTGCGGTGTTAAGTCTTTGTTAGTACAGGGTGATGTTTCTCAGGAAGAAGATGTTGTCGAGATGGTCAACACTGTAATTGAGGAGTTTGGTAGTCTCGATATTCTCATCAATAACGCCGGGATTCAAACTGAATGTCCATCCCACGAAATCACAGCAGAAGACTTTGATCGCGTAATTGGAGTCAATCTGCGGGGTTCTTACTTGTGCGCGCGTGAAACTATTAAACACCTGCTGACTCAAAATCGTTCAGGGGTAATTATTAATATTTCCAGTGTCCACGAAATTATCCCTCGACCAATGTATGTCAGCTATTCCATCAGTAAAGGTGGAATGGAAAATATGACCAAAACTCTAGCTTTGGAATATGCTCATCGGGGTATTCGTGTCAATTCTGTAGCGCCTGGAGCGACAATTACACCTATCAATGAAGCTTGGACTGATGACCCGGAAAAGAAAGCAGTTGTAGAAAGTCATATTCCCATGAGGCGTGCTGGTACTTCCGAGGAAATGGCGGCAGCAGTAGCATTTTTAGCATCAGATGAAGCAGCATACATCACGGGACAAACTTTGTTTGTAGATGGTGGTCTGTCGCTGTACGCTGACTTTAGAGAACCTTGGTCAGCTTGA
- a CDS encoding YlxR family protein: MQPNYRRCISCRKVGLKQDFWRIVRVFPSGKVQLNEGMGRSAYICPQMSCLQVAQKKNRLGRSLQASVPDTLYQTLWQNLAQNDPQNQN; the protein is encoded by the coding sequence ATGCAACCCAACTACCGACGTTGTATTAGTTGCCGTAAAGTAGGACTAAAACAAGACTTTTGGCGGATTGTCCGTGTCTTTCCTTCGGGAAAGGTACAATTGAATGAGGGCATGGGGCGTTCAGCCTATATTTGTCCGCAGATGAGTTGCCTACAAGTGGCTCAGAAAAAAAATCGATTAGGGCGATCGCTACAAGCATCGGTGCCAGACACACTGTACCAAACATTGTGGCAAAATCTAGCCCAAAACGATCCCCAAAATCAAAATTAG
- a CDS encoding low-complexity tail membrane protein, which translates to MRSFRSEPILWIHVAGLATLPIFLLLCLLFLSVGEPLLPVWMELLLVAATGLIPLLWMQLRRPFYIFAILGIALKPENLTEQQRKILCLINTKLNRVLALLSAILSIFVLWQLYQAAPLVVNITSQLPQWRILGLALAALTFLASNLFLQIPVSVARVLVTNDTEFAAIEPLPLEKINQDFTILGVRVNKILPQLPVKVKTEE; encoded by the coding sequence ATGCGCTCATTTCGCTCTGAACCAATATTGTGGATTCACGTCGCTGGATTGGCGACACTACCAATTTTTTTGCTATTGTGCTTATTGTTCCTTTCTGTTGGTGAGCCACTTTTACCAGTCTGGATGGAACTTTTGTTAGTAGCTGCAACTGGTCTTATTCCACTTTTATGGATGCAGTTGCGTCGCCCTTTTTATATATTTGCCATTTTGGGAATTGCCCTCAAGCCAGAAAATCTGACTGAGCAGCAAAGAAAAATCCTTTGTTTAATTAATACCAAGTTAAATCGTGTGCTGGCTCTATTGTCAGCAATTTTATCTATTTTTGTATTGTGGCAGCTATATCAAGCTGCGCCTTTAGTTGTCAACATTACAAGTCAATTACCCCAGTGGCGTATCTTGGGGTTAGCACTTGCGGCTTTAACCTTTTTGGCAAGTAATTTGTTTCTGCAAATTCCCGTGAGCGTAGCGCGGGTTTTGGTCACAAATGACACAGAATTTGCAGCGATAGAACCATTACCTTTAGAGAAGATTAACCAGGATTTCACAATTTTAGGGGTGCGGGTTAATAAAATCTTGCCCCAGTTGCCTGTCAAAGTTAAAACTGAGGAATGA